In Mauremys reevesii isolate NIE-2019 linkage group 8, ASM1616193v1, whole genome shotgun sequence, a single genomic region encodes these proteins:
- the CRIP2 gene encoding cysteine-rich protein 2 isoform X2, with product MALEREGEKQSRNHSRSCSRRRAEKVTSLGKDWHKFCLKCERCNKTLTPGGHAEHDGKPFCHKPCYATLFGPKGVNIGGAGSYIYEKPQMEEQPAPGPIEHVSKVEEKKVSGPPKGPSRASSVTTFTGEPNMCPRCGKKVYFAEKVTSLGKDWHRPCLRCERCGKTLTPGGHAEHDEQPYCHKPCYGILFGPKGVNTGAVGSYIYDKDPEAKDQP from the exons CCGAGAAAGTGACCTCTTTAGGCAAGGACTGGCACAAGTTCTGTTTGAAGTGCGAGCGCTGCAACAAGACCCTGACCCCCGGGGGCCATGCTGAG cATGACGGGAAGCCCTTCTGCCACAAGCCGTGCTATGCAACATTGTTCGGACCAAAAG GTgtgaatattggtggagctggCTCCTATATCTATGAGAAGCCTCAGATGGAAGAGCAGCCGGCTCCTGGGCCCATTGAGCATGTTTCGAAGGTAGAAGAGAAGAAAGTGAGTGGCCCACCGAAGGGGCCCAGCAGAG CCTCCAGTGTCACCACCTTCACCGGGGAGCCCAACATGTGCCCGCGCTGCGGCAAAAAAGTCTACTTCG CTGAGAAGGTGACTTCTCTGGGGAAGGACTGGCACCGCCCCTGCCTGCGCTGCGAGCGCTGCGGCAAGACTCTGACCCCTGGCGGCCACGCGGAG CACGACGAGCAGCCGTACTGCCACAAGCCCTGCTACGGGATCCTCTTTGGGCCAAAGG GAGTGAACACTGGAGCTGTTGGAAGTTACATCTACGATAAAGACCCCGAAGCAAAGGACCAGCCCTAA
- the CRIP2 gene encoding cysteine-rich protein 2 isoform X3 — protein sequence MAESEKVTSLGKDWHKFCLKCERCNKTLTPGGHAEHDGKPFCHKPCYATLFGPKGVNIGGAGSYIYEKPQMEEQPAPGPIEHVSKVEEKKVSGPPKGPSRASSVTTFTGEPNMCPRCGKKVYFAEKVTSLGKDWHRPCLRCERCGKTLTPGGHAEHDEQPYCHKPCYGILFGPKGVNTGAVGSYIYDKDPEAKDQP from the exons CCGAGAAAGTGACCTCTTTAGGCAAGGACTGGCACAAGTTCTGTTTGAAGTGCGAGCGCTGCAACAAGACCCTGACCCCCGGGGGCCATGCTGAG cATGACGGGAAGCCCTTCTGCCACAAGCCGTGCTATGCAACATTGTTCGGACCAAAAG GTgtgaatattggtggagctggCTCCTATATCTATGAGAAGCCTCAGATGGAAGAGCAGCCGGCTCCTGGGCCCATTGAGCATGTTTCGAAGGTAGAAGAGAAGAAAGTGAGTGGCCCACCGAAGGGGCCCAGCAGAG CCTCCAGTGTCACCACCTTCACCGGGGAGCCCAACATGTGCCCGCGCTGCGGCAAAAAAGTCTACTTCG CTGAGAAGGTGACTTCTCTGGGGAAGGACTGGCACCGCCCCTGCCTGCGCTGCGAGCGCTGCGGCAAGACTCTGACCCCTGGCGGCCACGCGGAG CACGACGAGCAGCCGTACTGCCACAAGCCCTGCTACGGGATCCTCTTTGGGCCAAAGG GAGTGAACACTGGAGCTGTTGGAAGTTACATCTACGATAAAGACCCCGAAGCAAAGGACCAGCCCTAA
- the CRIP2 gene encoding cysteine-rich protein 2 isoform X4 — protein sequence MAEKVTSLGKDWHKFCLKCERCNKTLTPGGHAEHDGKPFCHKPCYATLFGPKGVNIGGAGSYIYEKPQMEEQPAPGPIEHVSKVEEKKVSGPPKGPSRASSVTTFTGEPNMCPRCGKKVYFAEKVTSLGKDWHRPCLRCERCGKTLTPGGHAEHDEQPYCHKPCYGILFGPKGVNTGAVGSYIYDKDPEAKDQP from the exons CCGAGAAAGTGACCTCTTTAGGCAAGGACTGGCACAAGTTCTGTTTGAAGTGCGAGCGCTGCAACAAGACCCTGACCCCCGGGGGCCATGCTGAG cATGACGGGAAGCCCTTCTGCCACAAGCCGTGCTATGCAACATTGTTCGGACCAAAAG GTgtgaatattggtggagctggCTCCTATATCTATGAGAAGCCTCAGATGGAAGAGCAGCCGGCTCCTGGGCCCATTGAGCATGTTTCGAAGGTAGAAGAGAAGAAAGTGAGTGGCCCACCGAAGGGGCCCAGCAGAG CCTCCAGTGTCACCACCTTCACCGGGGAGCCCAACATGTGCCCGCGCTGCGGCAAAAAAGTCTACTTCG CTGAGAAGGTGACTTCTCTGGGGAAGGACTGGCACCGCCCCTGCCTGCGCTGCGAGCGCTGCGGCAAGACTCTGACCCCTGGCGGCCACGCGGAG CACGACGAGCAGCCGTACTGCCACAAGCCCTGCTACGGGATCCTCTTTGGGCCAAAGG GAGTGAACACTGGAGCTGTTGGAAGTTACATCTACGATAAAGACCCCGAAGCAAAGGACCAGCCCTAA